A window of the Fusarium poae strain DAOMC 252244 chromosome 3, whole genome shotgun sequence genome harbors these coding sequences:
- a CDS encoding hypothetical protein (BUSCO:40905at5125), which translates to MPFPFILPTTSSFSFSSSFSSDTHPSLPLNASTYRGVVRDALKKHKRLPPSSQISNLNTVVSSVNGYLPYLLVVDEGLSNRGTVIVTLKTPPVIEWRPTLSGEVVPGRERARIKISSLEHEIAFVVSTLGFSHVLASRSALQPLYSTRSEFLGAQERTNAIQTATKSLLEAASVYDYLANRGEHATVSPPCPDVSQGTARALSSLALAEATLLAVLKDDPYPAIVAQERNKSDKEWMFKAPEIPKVRAHLYARLCLAASEHAAKASSLCSTAGTGSLKINGALLKYIEDLRRTCRARACRFFGIDAELGGQVADGIGWVRAGLSELGVEPKDHSKKGLSFSKFKKDISEKREDRRVDKEAAWGSDAGKLEEIRVLEMLDVKWNKVNDTMNTQIVPPINTLLSKMPSGREIHTIKPFEVPSLDRDVLEGMRAPPEDDDAYVDDLSSDDDIKGEASAPVGAFPGTVHDYSRSPSTPGNAYY; encoded by the exons ATGCCGTTTCCTTTCATTCTCCCGACAACTTCCTCTTTCTCCTTCTCATCCAGCTTCAGCTCCGATACCCACCCTTCACTGCCCCTCAACGCGAGCACGTATCGCGGGGTAGTTCGCGATGCCTtgaagaagcacaagagacTCCCCCCAAGCTCTCAAATCTCGAATCTGAACACTGTAGTTTCAAGTGTTAATGGCTATCTTCCCTATCTGCTAGTAGTGGACGAAGGTCTAAGCAACAGAGGCACGGTAATTGTCACTCTCAAGACTCCTCCAGTCATTGAATGGAGACCAACTTTGTCGGGCGAAGTCGTCCCAGGACGCGAGAGGGCCAGAATCAAGATCTCGTCTCTGGAACATGAAATTGCGTTTGTGGTCTCAACATTAGGCTTCTCGCACGTTCTAGCATCTCGGTCCGCCTTACAACCTCTGTACTCTACCAGAAGCGAATTCCTTGGGGCCCAGGAGCGAACCAATGCAATCCAGACAGCAACAAAATCTCTACTTGAAGCTGCTTCAGTATATGACTATCTTGCAAACCGAGGAGAGCATGCCACAGTCAGCCCGCCATGTCCTGATGTTTCTCAAGGCACAGCTCGAGCCTTATCTTCTCTAGCCCTAGCTGAAGCCACATTACTTGCTGTCCTCAAAGACGACCCATACCCGGCAATAGTTGCACAAGAACGTAACAAAAGCGATAAAGAGTGGATGTTCAAGGCCCCTGAAATCCCAAAGGTTCGCGCCCATCTATATGCTCGACTCTGCTTAGCGGCCTCGGAACATGCAGCGAAAGCATCATCTTTATGCAGCACAGCTGGAACCGGATCGCTTAAAATCAACGGCGCTCTTCTAAAATACATAGAAGACCTCCGTCGAACATGTCGAGCTCGGGCCTGCCGTTTCTTCGGAATTGATGCTGAGCTGGGTGGTCAAGTTGCGGATGGTATTGGATGGGTCCGTGCTGGTCTATCGGAACTAGGTGTTGAGCCCAAGGATCACAGTAAGAAGGGTCTCAGCTTCAGCAAGTTCAAGAAAGATATTTCAGAAAAGCGTGAAGATCGGCGAGTGGATAAAGAGGCCGCATGGGGGAGTGATGCAGGCAAGTTGGAGGAAATAAGAGTACTGGAGATGCTTGATGTCAAGTGGAACAAAGTCAATGATACC ATGAACACGCAAATTGTCCCTCCCATCAATACCCTTCTCAGCAAGATGCCATCAGGGCGGGAGATTCACACGATAAAACCTTTTGAAGTCCCTTCACTTGATAGAGACGTGTTGGAAGGCATGCGTGCACCGCCAGAGGACGATGATGCGTATGTCGATGACTTGAGTTCAGATGATGATATCAAGGGTGAGGCTTCGGCACCAGTTGGTGCGTTCCCTGGGACTGTACACGACTATTCACGGAGTCCAAGCACGCCAGGCAATGCATACTATTAG
- the SDH2 gene encoding succinate dehydrogenase complex, subunit B (BUSCO:37493at5125), whose product MAALRSSSRLVGAFSRTAAIRPGTVFTRSMASVSEPAKEPESKMKSFQIYRWNPDTPSEKPRLQTYTLDLNKTGPMILDALIRIKNELDPTLTFRRSCREGICGSCAMNINGQNTLACLCRIPTEAASDVKIYPLPHTYVVKDLVPDLTHFYKQYKSIKPYLQRDTPAEDGREYRQTKEDRRKLDGLYECILCACCSTSCPSYWWNSEEYLGPAILLQSYRWLADSRDQRTAERKQNLENSMSLYRCHTILNCTRACPKGLNPGKAIAEIKKQMAFGN is encoded by the exons ATGGCTGCTCTCCGATCTTCCTCTCGCCTTGTTGGCGCCTTCTCAAGGACGGCTGCCATCCGACCCGGCACTGTCTTTACTCGTTCTATGGCCTCTGTCAGCGAGCCTGCCAAGGAGCCCGAGTCCAAGATGAAGTCCTTCCAGATCTACCGATGGAACCCCGATACCCCCAGCGAGAAGCCCCGTCTCCAGACCTACACTCTGGATCTTAACAAGACTGGACCCATGATTCTCGATGCCCTTATCCGAATCAAGAACGAGCTCGACCCTACTCTGACCTTCCGACGAAGTTGCCGTGAGGGTATCTGTGGTAGCTGTGCCATGAACATTAACGGCCAAAACACCCTTGCCTGCTTGT GCCGTATCCCTACCGAGGCTGCTTCCGACGTCAAGATCTACCCTCTTCCTCACACCTACGTCGTCAAGGACCTTGTCCCTGATCTGACACACTTTTACAAGCAGTACAAGAGCATCAAGCCCTACCTCCAGCGCGATACCCCTGCCGAAGAC GGACGGGAGTACCGACAGACCAAGGAGGACCGACGCAAGCTCGACGGTCTTTACGAGTGCATTCTCTGCGCCTGCTGCTCTACTTCATGCCCATCTTACTGGTGGAACTCTGAGGAGTACCTCGGCCCTGCTATTCTGCTCCAGTCTTACCGATGGCTCGCCGATTCTCGTGACCAACGTACCGCCGAGCGAAAGCAGAACCTCGAGAACTCAATGAGCTTGTACCGTTGCCACACTATCCTTAACTGTACGCGAGCTTGCCCCAAGGGTCTTAACCCCGGTAAGGCGATtgccgagatcaagaagcaGATGGCTTTCGGCAACTAA
- a CDS encoding hypothetical protein (BUSCO:39838at5125): MAAPCNRLAAASWRTFAKFSTQSGPRPRTQPHVAMTSCSRSKLYSTSPDTSRFSYHVASSFIAKDRPYDPSSHIFHFNPYNRIQPPKNRRRPSARPESGHDAFFVSRVNDSGSVAFGVADGVGGWVDSGVDPADFSHGFCDYMALAAHEHQTSSEPPLTARQLMQKGYDAICNDRSLRAGGSTACVAIAGADGNLEVANLGDSGFLQLRLNGVHTYSEPQTHAFNTPFQLSLVPPSVAARMAAFGGAQLSDLPRDADVTQHALRHGDIIVLATDGVLDNLFNQDILRIASRVLVSSGAWVMTEPGGVGVAESLEPLVELPDNSEGKRTVTLQSALATELVTAAKRASINTKVDGPFAKEVHKYYPNENWHGGKVDDICVVVAVVNEIAPAPKSKL, translated from the exons ATGGCCGCACCTTGCAATCGACTGGCTGCGGCTTCATGGCGAACGTTTGCTAAAT TTTCGACTCAATCTGGCCCTCGACCTCGAACCCAACCTCATGTCGCAATGACCTCATGCTCGCGATCGAAACTTTACTCCACCTCGCCCGATACATCTCGATTCTCTTACCATGTCGCATCGTCATTTATTGCCAAAGATAGACCATACGATCCTTCTAGCCACATCTTTCATTTCAACCCATACAATCGAATTCAGCCTCCAAAAAACCGACGAAGACCTTCCGCCCGTCCCGAGTCTGGCCACGATGCCTTCTTTGTCAGCCGAGTCAATGATTCCGGCTCAGTAGCCTTTGGCGTTGCTGATGGCGTCGGAGGCTGGGTAGACTCTGGTGTTGACCCCGCAGACTTTTCCCACGGATTCTGCGACTATATGGCATTGGCTGCTCACGAACATCAGACCAGCTCAGAGCCCCCCTTGACGGCTAGACAATTGATGCAGAAGGGATACGATGCGATCTGCAACGATCGCAGTCTTCGCGCTGGTGGAAGTACGGCATGTGTAGCCATTGCAGGTGCAGATGGAAATTTAGAGGTTGCGAACCTGGGTGATTCTGGCTTCCTGCAACTGCGATTGAACGGTGTACACACTTACTCGGAACCCCAAACTCACGCCTTCAACACACCTTTCCAACTGTCGCTTGTACCTCCTAGTGTTGCTGCTCGCATGGCAGCTTTTGGTGGCGCTCAACTAAGCGACCTCCCCCGTGACGCTGACGTTACCCAACACGCACTCCGCCATGGCGATATAATTGTCCTTGCGACCGACGGTGTTTTGGACAACCTATTCAACCAAGATATACTCCGCATCGCTAGTCGGGTCTTGGTTTCTTCCGGGGCCTGGGTAATGACCGAACctggtggtgttggtgtgGCAGAGTCTTTGGAACCCCTGGTCGAGCTACCCGATAACTCTGAGGGCAAGCGAACAGTAACACTTCAGAGTGCACTCGCTACCGAACTTGTAACAGCTGCCAAGCGCGCcagcatcaacaccaaggtCGACGGCCCATTTGCCAAAGAAGTTCACAAATATTATCCCAATGAGAACTGGCACGGAGGCAAAGTTGACGATATTTGTGTGGTGGTAGCGGTGGTCAACGAGATTGCCCCTGCTCCAAAGAGCAAGCTATGA
- the 60S_1 gene encoding 60s acidic ribosomal protein P2 (BUSCO:60434at5125), with product MKHLAAYLLLGLGGNTSPSAADIKAVLESVGIEADSDRLDTLISELEGKDIQQLIAEGSEKLASVPSGGAGAAAGGAAAAGGAAEEAKEEEKEEEKEESDEDMGFGLFD from the exons ATGAAGCACCTCGCAGCTtaccttcttctcggccttgGAGGCAACACCTCCCCCTCTGCCGCTGACATCAAGGCCGTCCTTGAGTCCGTCGGTATCGAGGCTGACTCTGATCGTCTCGACACCCTGATCTCCGAGCTTGAGGGCAAGGATATTCAGCAG CTCATCGCTGAGGGTTCCGAGAAGCTTGCTTCCGTTCCTTCTGGTGGTGCCGGTGCCGCCGCTGGTGGTGCTGCCGCTGCTGGTGGTGCCgccgaggaggccaaggaggaggagaaggaagaggagaaggaggagtcCGACGAGGATATGGGCTTCGGTCTCTTCGACTAA
- a CDS encoding hypothetical protein (BUSCO:59929at5125), which produces MPIGDLLAQIGGGDEGSAPSTTPSLPRANTLPKRKADDDPRSSISKAPRVTTLSSTVAPRTTQSPTTSSRPSLPSRPSDRSTPLQRPLNPTNGATKPNVLSSKPMNGNNRVSKPAAPSRPSPGPSSAPPAARGAPPKKGSYAEILARAKKAQQAMGQVGKIQHKKVEGGNLKKVRDEPAAKADPRAAKNMKQRPGTASAPAPASASTGYAGTAKPGQRNGTPLSAAGRDSRGRPIPPAKPERGRVAGAKGPGGRAAPQEEPKKVKKAAVATTGYTGTARPRPGGNPSKKETPRGGALLSAPRAPRPSHSKSRFEDDYDEDMDDFIDYDDEDDEGGPRYDYASDASSDMEAGLDDIDGEERRAELIARREDIEEERLERKLKADKEARKRAFDQLRANRR; this is translated from the exons ATGCCT ATTGGAGATCTCCTCGCCCAGATCGGTGGCGGTGACGAAGGGTCAGCCCCATCCACTACACCGAGCCTACCTCGAGCGAACACGTTACCCAAAAGGAAAGCAGACGATGATCCCCGATCGAGTATCTCGAAGGCGCCTCGAGTCACGACATTGTCTAGTACCGTGGCACCACGAACAACACAATCTCCCACTACATCCTCAAGGCCAAGCCTCCCATCAAGGCCCTCCGACAGATCGACCCCATTGCAACGACCTTTAAATCCAACGAATGGTGCTACTAAACCTAACGTCTTGTCCTCCAAACCCATGAATGGAAACAATCGAGTATCTAAGCCTGCTGCCCCCAGCAGACCGTCCCCCGGACCGTCAAGTGCACCCCCTGCGGCTCGTGGTGCTCCGCCAAAGAAAGGTTCCTATGCTGAGATCCTTGCTCGAGCTAAGAAGGCTCAACAGGCGATGGGTCAGGTTGGCAAGATTCAGCACAAGAAGGTTGAGGGTGGAAACTTGAAGAAGGTCAGGGATGAGCCAGCTGCAAAGGCTGACCCTCGGGCCGCCAAAAACATGAAGCAACGTCCAGGCACTGCTTCTGCCCCTGCCCCTGCCTCCGCCTCTACTGGCTATGCCGGCACAGCGAAACCAGGTCAACGGAATGGAACGCCTCTGTCCGCAGCTGGAAGAGACTCGCGTGGCAGACCGATACCTCCAGCCAAACCAGAGCGAGGCAGGGTGGCTGGTGCCAAGGGCCCTGGAGGTAGAGCTGCACCACAAGAAGAACCcaaaaaggtcaagaaggcAGCTGTGGCCACGACTGGCTACACTGGTACAGCCAGACCCCGACCAGGTGGTAATCCCTCCAAAAAGGAGACACCTCGTGGTGGAGCATTACTCAGTGCGCCACGAGCTCCTCGTCCCTCACATTCAAAGTCACGCTTCGAGGATGATTATGATGAAGACATGGATGACTTTATTGActatgatgatgaagatgacgaaggTGGCCCACGATATGATTATGCGTCCGATGCGTCTTCAGACATGGAGGCAGGCTTGGATGATATCGATGGCGAAGAGCGACGAGCAGAGTTGATTGCTCGACGTGAAGATATTGAAGAGGAACGTCTCGAGAGAAAACTCAAGGCTGACAAGGAGGCACGAAAGCGTGCTTTTGACCAACTTCGTGCCAATCGACGCTAA
- a CDS encoding hypothetical protein (TransMembrane:3 (o6-25i46-70o90-110i)) — protein sequence MTDIYIAGAIAAFTVDVLVYPLDTIKTRMQSQDYIKTYSGSSKNVWAIRGLYQGIGSVVLATLPAAGVFFSTYESAKKAIGNATPLPQPLVHSAASGFAEMASCLILAPAEVIKQNAQMLQNDSHGASKSGSSTSLQAFRQLAGDGASRRLFTGYTALVARNLPFTALQFPIFEHVRSTYWTSKGPGSSDPGLIETGLVTGLSAGSAGSVAAFITTPSDVVKTRMMLSAGNQNESSTRGQGEVAAKMEGKRPKKGAWTVSKEVYQERGVRGFFRGAALRSSWTMLGSGLYLGSYEMAKVWLRRGKPDTEDDAAL from the exons ATGACGGACATCTATATA GCCGGTGCTATTGCAGCATTTACAGTAGACGTCTTGGTCTACCCTCTTGATACTATCAAGACTCGTATGCAGAGTCAAGATTATATCAAGACATATTCAGGGAGTTCGAAGAATGTATGGGCTATAAGAGGGCTTTACCAAGGCATTGGAAGTGTAGTATTGGCTACTCTTCCAGCAG CTGGTGTGTTCTTCTCAACATATGAGAGCGCGAAAAAAGCAATCGGTAATGCGACACCACTACCGCAACCCTTGGTCCACTCAGCAGCTTCAGGATTTGCAGAAATGGCATCCTGCTTGATACTCGCACCAGCAGAAGTCATCAAGCAGAATGCACAAATGCTACAGAATGACAGCCATGGGGCCTCAAAGTCtggatcatcaacatcgCTACAGGCTTTCCGTCAGCTGGCCGGTGACGGTGCATCCCGACGTCTGTTTACTGGCTACACAGCACTCGTTGCACGAAATTTACCTTTCACAGCTCTTCAGTTCCCCATTTTTGAGCACGTACGTTCAACATACTGGACTTCTAAAGGACCTGGTAGTTCAGACCCAGGATTAATTGAGACAGGACTGGTGACAGGCCTAAGCGCAGGAAGCGCAGGATCAGTGGCAGCTTTCATAACCACACCAAGCGACGTTGTCAAGACGCGGATGATGTTGAGTGCCGGTAATCAGAACGAAAGTTCGACACGGGGCCAGGGTGAAGTTGCTGCTAAGATGGAGGGGAAACGCCCAAAGAAGGGAGCATGGACCGTGTCCAAGGAGGTATACCAGGAAAGAGGTGTTCGAGGCTTCTTCAGGGGTGCTGCTCTGCGGTCATCATGGACGATGTTGGGAAGTGGACTATACTTGGGATCTTACGAGATGGCTAAGGTCTGGCTGAGAAGAGGGAAACCAGATACCGAGGATGATGCTGCGCTATGA
- a CDS encoding hypothetical protein (SECRETED:SignalP(1-17)): protein MLFKAITTITFAGLVIAAPVSSDPPCATICQDGVNDCGQPWGGCWDICKPEESPTPPPCTYTYTPIIPPITPDPTITLPVITPDPTITISIITPDPTITLPIITGDGDFTTVVPTPRLVD, encoded by the exons ATGCTCTTCAAGGCCATCACTACCATCACCTTCGCCGGGTTGGTTATCGCGGCTCCTGTTAGTTCTGATCCTCCGTGTGCAACAATTTGCCAGGATGGCGTCAATGACTGTGGTCAACCATGGGGAGG ATGCTGGGATATTTGCAAACCCGAGGAGTCTCCCACACCACCACCCTGTACATATACTTATACGCCAATCATCCCTCCTATCACTCCTGATCCCACAATCACCCTTCCAGTTATTACTCCCGATCCAACTATTACTATTTCGATTATCACCCCTGACCCAACTATCACTCTTCCGATTATCACCGGAGACGGGGATTTCACGACTGTTGTCCCTACCCCACGACTGGTTGATTAA
- a CDS encoding hypothetical protein (TransMembrane:12 (o61-81i161-183o195-213i220-237o243-270i282-306o390-408i415-433o461-478i485-509o515-538i550-576o)~BUSCO:16058at5125~CAZy:GT57): MAGPSPSPHKARRRTPKKPGNGSGTDIKERAPRSEALVRAPAFPLAAFLWPARTSLSQWEVLPVILMVVGLFRWAAGLWGYSGFRKPPMFGDYEAQRHWMEVTTQLPISQWYFHDLQWWGLDYPPLTAYHSWVLGKLGSYIDPSWFALFTSRGNQDPDLKIFMRATVIVSEYLIYIPAAIVFVRRYSRLQGVTNWTAWLALVAILMQPATILIDHVHFQYNTVMLGFVMASMSSMLAERYKWAAVFFVGALGFKQMALYYAFSVFSYLLGRCVFPRIDLTRLFGIALVTAISFAILILPLIIGTFYDKTQGIDAHGGSKDSPSLPLLPQLVDILDTDAFYWPYVEQMVQLVHRVFPFARGLFEDKVANFWCAANVVIKLRQWPTPLLQKVALGATLASIIPPNVILFLRPRKTTLPLAFAATAWGFFLFSYQVHEKSVLLPLMPMTLLLAGKQGLNKDTRAWVGFANLLGVWTMFPLLKRVDLKIPYAVLSLLWSYLLGLPPTSLSAYFQEGQAVWVQWGTALLHWAFYLAMGAWHALDAFAPPPVDKPDLWVVANVGIGAAGFIICYLWCFFKLLQESDLLPGGSSRSSGKKNKTL, translated from the exons ATGGCTGGCCCTTCACCGTCACCGCACAAGGCCCGTCGCAGGACTCCCAAGAAACCAGGCAATGGCAGTGGTACCGATATCAAAGAGAGGGCCCCTCGTTCAGAAGCCCTAGTAAGGGCGCCTGCGTTTCCTCTTGCGGCCTTTCTTTGGCCTGCGCGTACTTCGCTGTCGCAATGGGAGGTTCTACCCGTGATCCTCATGGTTGTCGGCCTCTTTAGATGGGCTGCTGGCTTGTGGGGATATTCTG GTTTCCGCAAACCTCCCATGTTTGGCGACTACGAAGCTCAGCGACACTGGATGGAAGTCACGACGCAACTTCCCATCTCGCAATGGTATTTCCACGATCTTCAGTGGTGGGGTCTCGACTATCCTCCTCTCACTGCCTACCACAGCTGGGTTCTGGGCAAGCTTGGATCCTACATCGACCCTTCTTGGTTCGCCCTCTTCACCTCGCGAGGAAACCAGGACCCCGATCTCAAGATCTTCATGAGGGCAACTGTCATTGTGTCGGAGTACTTGATCTACATTCCGGCCGCGATTGTCTTTGTGCGACGATACAGCAGACTTCAGGGGGTTACCAACTGGACTGCATGGCTCGCACTCGTCGCGATCCTGATGCAGCCCGCCACGATTCTTATCGACCATGTCCACTTCCAGTACAACACCGTCATGCTCGGATTCGTCATGGCGAGTATGTCAAGTATGCTGGCTGAGCGATACAAGTGGGCTGCCGTCTTCTTCGTTGGCGCACTAGGATTTAAGCAAATGGCCCTGTACTACGCTTTCAGCGTCTTCTCCTACCTCCTCGGACGATGTGTTTTCCCTCGAATCGATCTTACGAGGCTCTTCGGCATTGCGCTTGTCACAGCTATCTCCTTCGCCATTCTCATCTTACCTCTAATCATTGGCACTTTCTACGACAAAACACAGGGCATTGACGCACATGGAGGCTCCAAAGattctccttctcttcctttgcTCCCTCAGCTTGTCGATATTCTTGACACTGATGCCTTTTACTGGCCGTACGTGGAACAGATGGTCCAGCTGGTCCACCGTGTCTTCCCGTTTGCTCGTGGCTTGTTCGAAGATAAAGTTGCTAACTTTTGGTGCGCTGCCAATGTTGTCATCAAGCTTCGACAGTGGCCGACACCTCTTCTTCAAAAGGTGGCTCTCGGTGCTACACTTGCTTCGATCATCCCACCTAACGTCATCCTGTTCTTGCGACCCCGAAAGACAACCCTGCCCTTGGCTTTTGCTGCTACGGCCTGGGGATTCTTTTTGTTCAGCTACCAGGTTCACGAGAAGAGTGTCCTACTACCATTAATGCCTATGACTTTGCTCCTGGCTGGAAAGCAGGGCTTGAACAAGGATACTCGGGCCTGGGTGGGATTTGCTAACCTTTTGGGAGTCTGGACTATGTTTCCTTTGCTCAAGCGAGTTGATCTGAAGATTCCGTATGCAGTTCTGAGCCTTCTCTGGTCTTACCTGCTCGGACTTCCACCAACATCCCTCAGCGCTTACTTTCAAGAGGGCCAGGCTGTCTGGGTCCAATGGGGTACTGCGCTGCTGCACTGGGCATTCTATCTGGCCATGGGTGCGTGGCACGCCCTCGATGCCTTTGCGCCGCCTCCTGTTGACAAGCCTGACCTCTGGGTCGTGGCAAATGTCGGCATCGGTGCTGCTGGGTTCATCATCTGCTACCTGTGGTGCTTCTTCAAGCTTCTTCAGGAGAGCGATCTACTACCTGGAGGCTCATCCAGGAGTTCAGgtaaaaagaacaagacctTATAG
- a CDS encoding hypothetical protein (BUSCO:46970at5125) yields the protein MANVDIQTAPGAALDIFSKTVAQVDVREITSTLAPSDRYLVQSPYTEQEHLLDLETLDNENKILAKALGKFRALREDYATAPYTESFNWPEVIEEVSRLALESGKGFKETSFYIVAFRSRIKETTEYADLGRLDKGAHAEAVASGGFLKYWFGEPDSVLANLATCIWRSREDAKKGGTGPAHRKAAGATRSMYAFWKIDQHRLIIRDNVEDWEIIPWEDSA from the exons ATGGCAAATGTCGATATTCAAACGGCACCTGGTGCAGCTCTGGACATCTTCTCAAAGACTGTTGCGCAAGTCGACGTAAGAGAGATTACCTCGACCCTGGCTCCTTCGGATCGATACCTCGTACAATCGCCATATACTGAGCAGGAACATTTGCTCGATCTCGAAACCCTCGATAATGAGAACAAAATCCTCGCAAAAGCCCTGGGAAAATTTCGGGCTCTGCGCGAAGATTATGCGACCGCGCCATACACGGAATCCTTCAACTGGCCAGAAGTGATAGAAGAAGTGAGCCGCCTTGCTCTCGAGTCTGGCAAGGGTTTCAAGGAGACATCGTTCTACATCGTGGCATTCCGTTCACGGATCAAGGAAACAACTGAGTATGCCGATCTTGGCCGTCTCGACAAAGGAGCCCATGCTGAGGCCGTTGCAAGTGGTGGCTTCCTAAA GTACTGGTTCGGTGAGCCTGACTCAGTATTGGCCAACTTGGCAACCTGCATCTGGCGATCTCGAGAAGATGCAAAGAAGGGCGGCACTGGCCCAGCTCATCGAAAAGCTGCAGGAGCAACGCGGTCCATGTATGCGTTCTGGAAGATCGATCAGCATCGACTCATCATCCGAGATAATGTTGAAGACTGGGAAATTATCCCATGGGAGGATTCAGCATAA
- a CDS encoding hypothetical protein (SECRETED:SignalP(1-18)~TransMembrane:1 (n5-13c18/19o212-235i)), giving the protein MVSKSLIALVAALATVWAQSTEDPTATAEETASGTSTAAEKTHTINVGASGHKFTPSEVEADVGDIIEWRFYPTDHWVIRGDYDNPCIPYEYIGYNRKGFSSGTQKVQAITDDAPRFRVRVNDTDPFVFYCGAPGSCVNYHMMGIVNPSKNETLKGLLDNAKDVDYQLRPGDEWPKEHGDPSSTATPGKDDEDSDNSDSGSGGGKKSLSTGAIAGIAVGGAAVLLLAGALLYLCGRRGGFDKAYRKSFRSSAIPPGPPVVENPVYSPHQSVADPWGGQKSPGLVSTPYSQAQSPPMSPHQSLPYGTHPGMMNPDGSPMMYHDGQQYQYHDHYAPPPMAASPVPSPKPQEVAPVELPGSPDPGYNNNNNNNNFNHQH; this is encoded by the exons ATGGTGTCCAAGTCATTAATAGCCCTCGTGGCGGCTCTCGCTACAGTTTGGGCTCAGTCTACAGAAGATCCTACAGCAACGGCCGAGGAAACTGCTTCAGGAACTTCTACCGCTGCCGAGAAGACCCATACTATCAATGTCGGAGCT TCTGGTCACAAGTTCACACCTTCTGAGGTCGAGGCTGATGTTGGCGATATCATCGAATGGCGATTCTACCCCACTGACCATTGGGTCATCCGAGGAGACTACGATAACCCATGCATTCCCTACGAGTATATCGGCTACAACCGCAAGGGATTCTCGAGCGGAACTCAAAAGGTCCAGGCTATTACCGACGAT GCTCCTCGATTCCGAGTTCGCGTCAACGATACTGACCCTTTCGTCTTCTACTGTGGTGCTCCTGGATCATGTGTAAACTACCACATGATGGGTATTGTCAACCCT TCCAAGAACGAAACATTGAAGGGTCTTCTCGACAACGCGAAGGATGTTGACTATCAACTGCGACCCGGTGACGAGTGGCCAAAGGAGCACGGTGACCCTTCCTCTACCGCAACCCCAGGAAAGGACGACGAGGATTCCGACAACAGTGACAGTGGAAGTGGAGGTGGAAAGAAGTCACTTTCAACCGGAGCTATTGCTGGTATCGCTGTTGGTGGTGCTGCCGTTCTACTTCTTGCTGGTGCTCTTCTTTACCTTTGCGGACGACGAGGTGGATTCGACAAGGCCTACCGCAAGAGCTTCCGCAGCAGTGCCATCCCTCCTGGCCCTCCCGTCGTCGAAAACCCCGTCTACTCGCCTCACCAGAGCGTCGCTGATCCTTGGGGTGGCCAGAAGAGCCCTGGTCTTGTTTCGACTCCCTACAGCCAGGCTCAGAGCCCTCCTATGAGCCCTCATCAATCGCTCCCCTACGGTACTCACCCTGGCATGATGAACCCAGATGGAAGCCCAATGATGTACCACGACGGCCAACAATACCAGTACCA CGATCACTATGCGCCTCCTCCCATGGCCGCTTCTCCTGTCCCTTCTCCCAAGCCTCAGGAGGTCGCCCCCGTTGAACTCCCTGGCTCTCCCGACCCAGGctataacaacaacaataacaacaataACTTCAACCACCAGCATTAA